A single window of Halobacillus naozhouensis DNA harbors:
- a CDS encoding nucleotidyltransferase, translating into MTEIKEIGSLCSVDDKGYIINQSNPNKINNKFREVIRLINESCLSVLPKEIHSIYIRGSVPRGLDIEGVSDVDVIIVTYSNPQDIDLDWVEETEQFIDQKFRFINGVELGFCPLSEVEESKYCSMIPFILKTYGICVYGENLISKLPDYKPDSSLANEHLIHLRSLIDKAKHDLTGNDDIEDIKDCCSWIMRIIVRAGLALVIVQEQSYTRDLFPAYKLFSKHYPEKEQEMRTALWYVINPLSSSEEILKFLDHFGSWIKAEAENWLKVYNPTREIHLPL; encoded by the coding sequence ATGACTGAAATTAAAGAAATAGGATCTTTATGTTCTGTAGACGACAAAGGCTATATAATAAACCAGTCTAATCCCAATAAAATCAATAATAAATTTCGAGAAGTAATCCGACTAATAAATGAAAGCTGTCTTTCCGTTTTACCAAAGGAAATTCACAGCATTTATATAAGAGGATCTGTGCCAAGAGGGTTAGACATTGAAGGTGTATCTGATGTTGACGTAATAATAGTAACCTATTCTAATCCTCAAGATATTGACCTTGATTGGGTGGAGGAGACCGAACAATTTATTGATCAAAAATTCCGTTTTATAAACGGTGTAGAATTAGGATTCTGCCCTTTAAGTGAGGTTGAGGAGTCAAAATATTGCTCCATGATTCCGTTTATTCTAAAAACCTATGGTATTTGTGTTTATGGTGAAAACCTAATAAGTAAGCTCCCTGATTATAAACCCGACAGCTCCTTGGCGAATGAACACCTCATTCACTTAAGATCTCTGATTGATAAAGCCAAGCATGATTTAACGGGAAATGACGACATTGAGGACATTAAGGATTGCTGTTCATGGATCATGAGAATTATTGTGAGGGCTGGTCTCGCGCTTGTCATTGTTCAAGAACAGTCATACACAAGGGATCTATTCCCAGCCTATAAACTATTTTCGAAGCATTATCCTGAAAAAGAGCAAGAGATGAGAACAGCGCTTTGGTACGTAATCAACCCCTTATCAAGTTCAGAAGAAATATTGAAATTCTTGGATCACTTTGGAAGTTGGATAAAGGCGGAAGCAGAAAATTGGCTTAAAGTTTATAACCCAACAAGGGAAATACATCTACCGCTTTGA
- a CDS encoding alpha/beta family hydrolase has protein sequence MKVNIKSKMIGDKEIQYTHIQNNSKVVCIMFSGAGYTYDKPLFYYSTMKLIEGKIDIVHIHYSYSQDELNLPIAGIADIITNDVEPIIDEVLNCGEYRESIYFGKSIGTIPIINEIMVKHPKSTFVLLTPLLKYELFMRPLLESQSKILIIAGSKDHHYVLEKIEALMNKNNIKVKVVNKANHSLEIEPFDTLSSISSLSDTIQSISRFIR, from the coding sequence GTGAAGGTTAATATTAAATCGAAGATGATTGGTGATAAAGAAATTCAATATACGCATATACAAAACAATTCAAAAGTTGTCTGTATTATGTTTTCTGGTGCAGGCTATACATATGATAAACCCTTATTTTATTATTCAACAATGAAGCTTATAGAAGGAAAAATAGACATTGTTCATATCCATTACTCCTACTCTCAGGATGAATTAAATCTCCCCATAGCTGGAATAGCTGACATAATAACAAATGATGTGGAACCTATAATTGATGAAGTTCTTAACTGTGGCGAGTATAGAGAGAGCATATATTTTGGAAAGTCTATTGGAACTATTCCAATTATCAATGAGATTATGGTTAAACATCCAAAATCAACATTTGTATTACTAACCCCATTACTGAAGTACGAGTTGTTTATGAGACCTCTTTTAGAGAGTCAGAGTAAAATATTAATTATTGCTGGGAGCAAAGATCATCATTACGTACTTGAGAAAATAGAAGCATTAATGAACAAAAATAACATCAAGGTTAAGGTAGTCAATAAAGCTAATCATTCCTTAGAAATTGAACCATTCGATACATTGAGTTCTATTTCTTCACTAAGTGATACCATACAAAGCATCAGTCGTTTTATAAGATAG
- a CDS encoding GNAT family acetyltransferase encodes MIRELDKTKFYKCEKLINDAGHLEVKAVIEGNNPGRIFVESQCG; translated from the coding sequence ATGATTCGTGAACTTGATAAAACTAAATTCTATAAATGCGAAAAGTTAATAAATGATGCGGGACATTTAGAAGTTAAAGCGGTAATAGAAGGTAATAACCCGGGGCGAATTTTTGTGGAGAGTCAATGCGGATAA